One region of Streptomyces sp. NBC_00442 genomic DNA includes:
- a CDS encoding RHS repeat-associated core domain-containing protein encodes MPTVKVGKNKPPRNQREAASTPQRRQWEAGQKSRLAGQSPSQSVGPSVKVYVPEGQGDVPWHQIFDFRITDSLVGRIDYSTGNLMLAATDFDIAGVGESLQLTRTYNSFQGPLGQVADPWWTGYERSLDTWFTNDVIWYDSSGATIDFLKNTDGTFKTPDGYGKDLKKNSDGTYTLTDRKSGSKDTYSADGTLTKVTDRNNGTITVTAHKDADGRAAGFKLTEDRSGRTIDLVKTSATLWTATDNTGRTVTYDIDAANGHIIRSRDTTGNATTYGYDEDGRVIKVTTPESRATVFTYDSENRVTSMRRFTELGGSGDDAPTYTYSYDATSRLAAGTTTVTDPLLNATKYEHDGDGEVAKVTDALGHGRSKSYKAHLTQTATDAMGVGTGAGNVTTYGWDTRGNPTSAKLPTGATSTVAGWSTKAGRDVPGSATSADGDKTDYGYDTAGNTISVAQSGTGGGSATIDYNPATATCGGFQGQRCKATTKMSGTQNSVTSFHYDTRGNLDSVTPPTQIGKVAYHYDALGRVTDSKDGRGVTTLYTYDDRDRVKKVDTGSYDTVTYVYDGDGNLSSRTDRTGTQTYQFDALSRETVRTLQDGSQTVLAYTANGNVDTYTDPSGVIDYTWDKANRLTELKDQSGRRTTYGYNNNDTRTSTTYPGSTVQSVDVDKSGRPTTIKTTSSKGTLTNLTYTYGYGTGSATDGTKIRTATDVVAGLKTSYTYDVAGRFSYAKEEKGSTLNSSWQYCYDLAGNLTSQGVDPGCPHGTTYTVNDAQQITGKNGSTTNWSYDKAGNETAGASTPEGTRTAEKWSDYSQLKSLAVGSTTYAGQYASTDQSERTKLGQTTFHNGPLGLSAETTGGVDTGFNREPGGTLNSMTTAGKAYYYLTDALGSVIGLADETGTKVNTYTYSPRGVSRTTTEAAAQPYRFAGGHQDPTGLYHLGARYYDPNIGRFTQPDPSGQEKNPYLYAEGDPVNRIDPRGLYSLSDLPGDVKDVSDAVSSGLEGDTDALWGQAAGIATGIAIESGCQFAAGFAALPTGGTASAALEVGCAYASTAAGDYVSGKVEDGLK; translated from the coding sequence ATGCCCACGGTGAAGGTGGGCAAGAACAAGCCGCCGCGCAATCAGCGCGAGGCGGCGTCGACTCCCCAACGGCGCCAGTGGGAAGCCGGGCAGAAGTCCCGCCTCGCGGGCCAGAGCCCGTCCCAGAGTGTGGGGCCGTCGGTGAAGGTGTACGTCCCCGAGGGGCAGGGCGATGTGCCCTGGCACCAGATATTCGACTTCCGCATCACCGACTCCCTGGTGGGGCGGATCGACTACTCGACCGGCAACCTGATGCTGGCCGCCACCGACTTCGACATCGCGGGCGTGGGCGAGTCCCTCCAGCTCACCCGTACCTACAACTCCTTCCAGGGCCCGCTGGGCCAGGTCGCCGACCCGTGGTGGACGGGGTACGAGCGGTCCCTGGACACCTGGTTCACCAACGACGTGATCTGGTACGACTCCTCCGGCGCCACCATCGACTTCCTGAAGAACACCGACGGCACGTTCAAGACGCCGGACGGTTACGGCAAGGACCTCAAGAAGAACAGCGACGGCACCTACACCCTCACCGACCGCAAGTCCGGTTCCAAGGACACCTACAGCGCGGACGGCACCCTCACGAAGGTGACCGACCGCAACAACGGGACCATCACGGTCACCGCGCACAAGGACGCCGACGGCCGGGCGGCCGGCTTCAAGCTCACCGAGGACCGCTCCGGCCGCACCATCGACCTCGTCAAGACGAGTGCCACGCTGTGGACCGCCACGGACAACACCGGCCGGACCGTCACGTACGACATCGACGCCGCCAACGGCCACATCATCCGGTCCCGGGACACCACGGGCAACGCCACGACCTACGGGTACGACGAGGACGGACGCGTCATCAAGGTGACGACGCCCGAGTCCCGGGCGACGGTGTTCACCTACGACTCGGAGAACCGCGTCACCTCGATGCGCCGCTTCACCGAACTCGGCGGCTCGGGCGACGACGCCCCCACGTACACCTACTCCTACGACGCGACGAGCCGGCTCGCCGCGGGCACCACCACGGTCACCGATCCGCTCCTGAACGCGACGAAGTACGAGCACGACGGGGACGGTGAGGTCGCCAAGGTCACCGATGCCCTGGGCCACGGGCGCTCGAAGTCGTACAAGGCGCATCTGACGCAGACCGCGACGGACGCGATGGGCGTGGGCACCGGCGCGGGGAACGTGACGACGTACGGCTGGGACACCCGCGGCAACCCGACCTCCGCGAAGCTGCCCACGGGCGCCACGTCGACGGTGGCGGGCTGGTCGACGAAGGCGGGCCGTGACGTGCCCGGTTCGGCCACGTCGGCCGACGGTGACAAGACGGACTACGGGTACGACACGGCCGGCAACACGATCTCCGTGGCGCAGAGCGGCACCGGAGGCGGCTCGGCGACCATCGACTACAACCCGGCGACCGCGACCTGCGGCGGCTTCCAGGGCCAGCGCTGCAAGGCCACCACGAAGATGAGCGGCACGCAGAACTCGGTGACGTCGTTCCATTACGACACCCGCGGCAACCTGGACTCGGTGACTCCGCCCACGCAGATCGGCAAGGTGGCCTACCACTACGACGCGCTGGGCCGAGTCACCGACTCCAAGGACGGCCGCGGCGTCACCACCCTCTACACCTACGACGACCGGGACCGTGTCAAGAAGGTCGACACCGGCAGCTACGACACCGTCACGTACGTCTATGACGGCGACGGCAACCTGAGTTCGCGCACCGACCGCACGGGCACCCAGACCTACCAGTTCGACGCGTTGTCGCGCGAGACGGTCCGCACCCTTCAGGACGGCTCGCAGACGGTCCTGGCGTACACGGCCAACGGCAACGTCGACACCTACACCGACCCCTCGGGCGTCATCGACTACACGTGGGACAAGGCCAACCGGCTCACCGAACTCAAGGACCAGAGCGGCCGCAGGACCACCTACGGCTACAACAACAACGACACCCGCACCAGCACCACCTACCCCGGCAGCACGGTGCAGAGCGTGGACGTCGACAAGTCCGGCCGCCCCACCACCATCAAGACCACCTCATCCAAGGGCACCCTGACCAATCTGACCTACACCTACGGCTACGGGACGGGTTCCGCGACCGACGGCACGAAGATCCGCACCGCGACCGACGTCGTCGCCGGGCTCAAGACCTCGTACACCTATGACGTGGCGGGCCGCTTCTCCTACGCCAAGGAGGAGAAGGGCAGCACCCTCAACTCGTCCTGGCAGTACTGCTACGACCTCGCCGGCAACCTCACCTCCCAGGGTGTCGACCCCGGCTGCCCGCACGGCACCACCTACACGGTGAACGACGCGCAGCAGATCACCGGCAAGAACGGCTCCACCACCAACTGGTCCTACGACAAGGCCGGCAACGAGACCGCGGGGGCCTCCACCCCCGAGGGCACCCGCACCGCGGAGAAGTGGTCCGACTACTCCCAGCTGAAGTCCCTCGCCGTGGGCAGCACCACCTACGCCGGCCAGTACGCCTCGACCGACCAGTCGGAGCGCACCAAGCTGGGCCAAACCACCTTCCACAACGGCCCGTTGGGCCTGTCGGCGGAGACCACCGGCGGCGTCGACACCGGATTCAACCGGGAGCCCGGGGGCACCCTGAACTCCATGACGACCGCGGGCAAGGCCTACTACTACCTGACCGACGCGCTCGGTTCGGTGATCGGCCTCGCCGACGAGACCGGCACCAAGGTCAACACGTACACGTACAGCCCGCGCGGGGTGTCCCGCACCACCACCGAGGCGGCCGCGCAGCCCTACCGCTTCGCAGGCGGCCACCAGGACCCGACCGGCCTGTACCACCTCGGCGCCCGCTACTACGACCCCAACATCGGCCGCTTCACCCAGCCCGACCCCTCCGGCCAGGAGAAGAACCCCTACCTGTACGCCGAGGGCGACCCCGTCAACCGCATCGACCCGAGGGGCCTCTACAGCCTCTCCGATCTGCCCGGGGACGTGAAGGACGTCAGCGACGCGGTCTCCAGCGGTCTCGAGGGCGACACCGACGCACTGTGGGGCCAGGCAGCGGGCATAGCGACGGGCATCGCCATCGAAAGCGGATGCCAGTTCGCGGCAGGATTCGCCGCACTGCCCACCGGCGGAACGGCGTCCGCGGCACTCGAAGTCGGTTGCGCCTATGCCAGCACGGCCGCAGGCGACTACGTCTCGGGAAAGGTTGAGGACGGCCTGA
- a CDS encoding sugar ABC transporter substrate-binding protein, with translation MGAVLAVVLGAASLAGCSSTGGKRAEDARKSAQAQGRAAVNTPRWKIAMVTHSGDGDTFWDIVQSGAKQAAVKDNIDFLYSHSDQGQQQAQFVQAAIDQKVDGLIVTLAKPDALKDVVAKAEKAGIPVITVNSGSEKSKEFGALTHIGQDETIAGKAVGDELTKRGRKKALCVLHEQGNVGHEQRCAGTKETFKGEVQNLYVTGTNMPDVQSSIEAKLQADPSIDAVVTLGAPFADTAVKAKESAGSSAEIDTFDLNPKVAASLKSGTLGFAVDQQPYLQGYEAVDLLWLYKYNADVLGGGLPVLTGPQIVTKDQAAKLEAYTQRGTR, from the coding sequence ATGGGCGCGGTGCTGGCAGTGGTGCTCGGTGCCGCCTCCTTGGCGGGGTGCAGCAGCACGGGCGGCAAGCGCGCCGAGGACGCGCGCAAGTCCGCGCAGGCCCAGGGCAGGGCCGCGGTGAACACGCCCCGCTGGAAGATCGCGATGGTCACCCACTCGGGCGACGGCGACACCTTCTGGGACATCGTGCAGAGCGGCGCCAAGCAGGCCGCTGTCAAGGACAACATCGACTTCCTCTACTCGCACAGCGACCAGGGTCAGCAGCAGGCCCAGTTCGTGCAGGCCGCGATCGACCAGAAGGTCGACGGGCTGATCGTCACGCTCGCGAAGCCGGACGCGCTCAAGGACGTCGTGGCCAAGGCCGAGAAGGCCGGGATCCCGGTGATCACCGTGAACTCGGGCTCGGAGAAGTCCAAGGAGTTCGGGGCGCTCACCCACATCGGCCAGGACGAGACCATCGCGGGCAAGGCCGTCGGCGACGAGCTCACCAAGCGGGGCAGGAAGAAGGCCCTCTGCGTCCTGCACGAGCAGGGCAACGTCGGCCACGAACAGCGCTGCGCGGGCACCAAGGAGACCTTCAAGGGCGAGGTCCAGAACCTCTACGTCACCGGCACCAACATGCCCGACGTGCAGTCCTCGATCGAGGCGAAGCTCCAGGCCGACCCGTCCATCGACGCCGTGGTCACCCTCGGCGCACCCTTCGCGGACACGGCGGTCAAGGCCAAGGAGTCGGCCGGCAGCTCCGCCGAGATCGACACCTTCGACCTGAACCCCAAGGTGGCCGCGTCCCTGAAGTCCGGCACCCTCGGCTTCGCCGTCGACCAGCAGCCCTACCTCCAGGGATACGAGGCCGTCGACCTCCTGTGGCTCTACAAGTACAACGCCGACGTCCTCGGCGGCGGGCTCCCCGTGCTGACCGGACCCCAGATCGTCACGAAGGACCAGGCCGCCAAGCTGGAGGCGTACACGCAGCGGGGGACCCGATGA
- a CDS encoding ATP-binding cassette domain-containing protein, protein MTTNPDSTNSTNNADEAAGRTALVELDDVSKYYGNIRALEGVTLEVHAGEITCVLGDNGAGKSTLIKIIAGLHRHDSGAFRIDGEDVSLANPREALDRGIATVYQDLAVVPLMPVWRNFFLGSEPTRGKGPFRRLDVDTMRRTTHAELLRMGIDLRDVDQPIGTLSGGERQCVAIARAVHFGAKVLVLDEPTAALGVKQSGVVLKYVAAARDAGLGVVLITHNPHHAYLVGDRFVLLKRGSMTGSHLRSEITLDELTRQMAGGSELEELSHELQRATGPGDVS, encoded by the coding sequence ATGACGACGAACCCGGACAGCACGAACAGCACGAACAACGCGGACGAGGCCGCCGGGCGGACCGCGCTCGTCGAGCTCGACGACGTCAGCAAGTACTACGGCAACATCCGCGCCCTCGAAGGCGTCACCCTGGAGGTCCACGCCGGGGAGATCACCTGTGTCCTGGGCGACAACGGCGCGGGCAAGTCCACCCTCATCAAGATCATCGCCGGTCTCCACCGGCACGACTCCGGCGCCTTCCGCATCGACGGCGAGGACGTCTCGCTCGCCAACCCGCGCGAAGCCCTCGACCGTGGCATCGCCACCGTCTACCAGGACCTGGCCGTGGTCCCGCTGATGCCGGTCTGGCGCAACTTCTTCCTCGGCTCCGAGCCCACCCGCGGCAAGGGCCCCTTCAGGCGCCTCGACGTCGACACGATGCGCCGCACCACCCACGCGGAGCTGCTGCGCATGGGCATCGACCTGCGCGACGTCGACCAGCCGATCGGCACCCTGTCCGGCGGCGAGCGCCAGTGCGTCGCCATCGCGCGCGCCGTCCACTTCGGCGCGAAGGTCCTGGTGCTCGACGAGCCGACCGCCGCCCTCGGCGTGAAGCAGTCCGGGGTCGTCCTGAAGTACGTGGCGGCCGCCCGGGACGCCGGACTCGGAGTGGTTCTCATCACCCACAACCCGCACCACGCCTACCTCGTGGGCGACCGTTTCGTGCTCCTCAAGCGCGGCTCGATGACCGGCAGCCATCTGCGCTCGGAGATCACCCTGGACGAGCTCACCCGCCAGATGGCGGGCGGCAGCGAGCTCGAAGAGCTCAGTCACGAACTCCAGCGGGCCACCGGGCCCGGCGACGTGTCCTAG
- a CDS encoding restriction endonuclease, which yields MTVPVRPLPAVSRRRRPAFSLRTTSLGFGLVALVIWGVGLTFKSAVRPHSHPLGAVLALLALLLLSTAAIRSNWLRRAARRAALETAVAPVPHQPDPVLPPTVGAPQAEECADIDPFAFEEAVSRLCERDGCSDARVVGGAGDLGADVVATTPDGRHLVIQCKCYATGHKVGSQDLQRFGGTCYAVHEADLAVVVTTSEFTDPALGYADQCGILCLDGTFLRAWNNGTGPAPWELPGI from the coding sequence ATGACCGTTCCGGTCCGTCCCCTCCCCGCCGTTTCGCGCCGTCGGCGCCCCGCGTTCAGTCTGCGCACCACCTCGCTGGGCTTCGGTCTGGTCGCGCTCGTCATCTGGGGCGTCGGCCTGACCTTCAAGTCGGCGGTGCGGCCGCACTCCCATCCGCTCGGCGCCGTACTGGCGCTGCTGGCGCTCCTCTTGCTGTCCACGGCCGCGATACGCAGCAACTGGCTGCGCCGCGCGGCCCGCAGAGCGGCGCTCGAAACCGCGGTCGCGCCCGTGCCGCACCAGCCCGACCCCGTGCTCCCGCCCACCGTCGGCGCCCCCCAGGCCGAGGAGTGCGCCGACATCGACCCGTTCGCCTTCGAGGAGGCGGTGTCGCGGCTGTGCGAGCGCGACGGCTGTTCCGATGCGCGCGTGGTGGGCGGGGCGGGCGACCTCGGCGCGGACGTGGTGGCCACCACGCCGGACGGCCGTCACCTCGTCATCCAGTGCAAGTGTTACGCGACGGGCCACAAGGTCGGCTCGCAGGATCTGCAGCGCTTCGGCGGCACCTGTTACGCCGTGCACGAAGCCGACCTGGCCGTGGTGGTCACCACCAGCGAGTTCACCGACCCGGCCCTGGGCTACGCCGACCAGTGCGGCATCCTCTGCCTCGACGGGACGTTCCTGCGCGCCTGGAACAACGGGACGGGCCCCGCCCCCTGGGAGCTCCCCGGCATCTGA
- a CDS encoding DUF2470 domain-containing protein, whose protein sequence is MRPQRARTQQPTPAERVRSIVAAAHSMTVVTDGRHQELYSLDGAGVLGRIHLHDPADPAQALPAAPRIPVRLELTDIAPTPVRDRLRARVTLSGLVAKAYSADATESTCMEFGQAVIEDAAGRAYVSLEELQEAPCDPTASCEAGMLTHLVDDHPDLVPLLLRLVEPRLKDGVVRALPLAMDRYGVTLRLELPAAHRDVRLPFPTPLTDIDQAGLQFHALLTAARRSSHQRLPA, encoded by the coding sequence ATGCGCCCCCAACGTGCCCGCACCCAGCAGCCGACCCCCGCCGAGCGCGTGCGCTCCATCGTCGCGGCGGCCCATTCCATGACCGTGGTGACCGACGGCCGCCACCAGGAGCTCTACAGCCTCGACGGCGCCGGTGTCCTGGGCCGCATCCATCTCCACGACCCGGCCGACCCCGCGCAGGCCCTCCCCGCGGCGCCCCGCATCCCCGTCCGCCTCGAACTCACCGACATCGCGCCCACCCCCGTGCGCGACCGGTTGCGCGCCCGCGTCACCCTGTCCGGCCTGGTGGCGAAGGCCTACAGCGCGGACGCCACGGAGAGCACCTGCATGGAGTTCGGCCAGGCGGTCATCGAGGACGCCGCCGGGCGCGCGTACGTCTCCCTGGAGGAGCTGCAGGAGGCACCGTGCGATCCGACGGCGTCCTGCGAGGCCGGCATGCTCACCCACCTCGTGGACGACCACCCCGACCTCGTCCCGCTGCTGCTCCGGCTCGTCGAGCCCCGGCTCAAGGACGGCGTGGTGCGGGCCCTGCCGCTGGCCATGGACCGCTACGGCGTCACCCTGCGCCTCGAACTCCCCGCCGCACACCGGGACGTACGGCTGCCGTTCCCCACGCCGCTGACCGACATCGACCAGGCCGGCCTTCAGTTCCACGCCCTGCTGACCGCCGCGCGCCGCTCCTCCCACCAGCGGCTGCCGGCCTGA
- a CDS encoding ABC transporter permease, giving the protein MTATQLGADERLLTRSVWRKLLGRPELGSVVGAAAVFLFFALVADSFLRPSSLSTVLYAASTIGIMAVPVALLMIGGEFDLSAGVLVTTSALVSSMFSYQMTANVWVGVAVSLLVTVAIGAFNGFMLTRTKLPSFIITLGTFLMLTGLNLGFTKLISGTVSTKSISDMEGFASAKKLFASQLSIGSVDLKVTILWWFVLVAAATWILLRTRFGNWIFAVGGGADAARAVGVPVFRTKIGLYMGVAFAAWISGQHLLFSFDVVQSGEGVGNELIYIIAAVIGGCLITGGYGSAIGSAVGAFIFGMTSKGIVYAEWNPDWFKFFLGAMLLLATLLNAWVRKRAEATA; this is encoded by the coding sequence ATGACCGCCACGCAACTGGGCGCGGACGAGCGGCTGTTGACGCGCTCGGTCTGGCGCAAGCTCCTGGGCCGCCCCGAACTCGGCTCGGTGGTCGGCGCCGCCGCCGTCTTCCTGTTCTTCGCCCTCGTCGCCGACAGCTTCCTGCGGCCCTCCAGCCTCTCGACCGTGCTGTACGCGGCGTCCACGATCGGCATCATGGCGGTGCCGGTGGCGCTGCTCATGATCGGCGGCGAGTTCGACCTGTCGGCGGGCGTCCTCGTGACCACTTCGGCGCTCGTCTCGTCGATGTTCAGCTACCAGATGACGGCGAACGTGTGGGTGGGCGTGGCCGTCTCCCTGCTCGTCACCGTCGCCATCGGCGCGTTCAACGGCTTCATGCTGACCCGCACGAAGCTCCCCAGCTTCATCATCACGCTGGGCACGTTCCTGATGCTGACCGGCCTCAACCTCGGCTTCACCAAGCTGATCAGCGGCACGGTCTCGACGAAGTCCATCTCCGACATGGAGGGCTTCGCGTCGGCGAAGAAGCTCTTCGCCTCGCAGCTGAGCATCGGCTCCGTCGACCTGAAGGTCACCATCCTGTGGTGGTTCGTGCTCGTCGCGGCCGCCACCTGGATCCTGCTGCGGACCCGCTTCGGCAACTGGATCTTCGCGGTCGGCGGCGGTGCGGACGCGGCCCGCGCGGTCGGCGTCCCGGTCTTCAGGACGAAGATCGGCCTCTACATGGGTGTCGCTTTCGCGGCGTGGATCTCCGGCCAGCACCTGCTGTTCTCGTTCGACGTGGTGCAGTCGGGCGAGGGCGTCGGCAACGAGCTGATCTACATCATCGCGGCCGTCATCGGCGGCTGCCTGATCACCGGCGGCTACGGCTCGGCGATCGGCTCCGCGGTCGGCGCGTTCATCTTCGGCATGACCAGCAAGGGCATCGTGTACGCGGAGTGGAATCCCGACTGGTTCAAGTTCTTCCTCGGAGCGATGCTCCTGCTCGCCACCCTGCTCAACGCCTGGGTGCGCAAGCGGGCGGAGGCGACAGCATGA
- a CDS encoding ROK family glucokinase — MTTYRDFALAHRGSARTTLRTVGTRERRSHLTAPRVPTVGIDIGGTKVMAGVVDADGNILEKLRTETPDKSKSPKVVEDTITELVLDLSDRHDVHAVGIGAAGWVDADRSTILFAPHLAWRNEPLRDALQARLAVPVMVDNDANTAAWAEWRFGAGRGEDHLVMITLGTGIGGAILEDGQVKRGKYGVAGEFGHMQVVPGGHRCACGNRGCWEQYSSGNALVREARELASADSPVAYNIIERVGGNISEITGPLITELAREGDAMCVELLQDIGQWLGVGIANLAAALDPSCFVIGGGVSAADDLLIRPARDAFKRHLTGRGYRPEARIAKAQLGPEAGMVGAADLARLVARRFRRANRRRVERYERYAKVAEAVRRTGTTRTTQESD, encoded by the coding sequence ATGACCACGTACCGCGACTTCGCCCTAGCCCACCGGGGTTCCGCCCGGACCACGCTGCGCACCGTCGGCACCCGGGAACGCCGCTCGCACCTGACGGCCCCCCGGGTGCCCACCGTCGGCATTGACATCGGCGGTACGAAGGTGATGGCCGGCGTGGTGGACGCGGACGGCAACATCCTGGAGAAGCTCCGCACGGAGACCCCGGACAAGTCCAAGAGCCCCAAGGTCGTCGAGGACACCATCACCGAGCTCGTCCTCGACCTCTCCGACCGGCACGACGTGCACGCGGTGGGCATCGGGGCGGCCGGATGGGTCGACGCCGACCGCTCCACCATCCTCTTCGCCCCGCACCTGGCCTGGCGCAACGAGCCGCTGCGCGATGCCCTCCAGGCCCGCCTCGCGGTGCCCGTGATGGTCGACAACGACGCCAACACCGCGGCCTGGGCCGAATGGCGCTTCGGCGCCGGGCGCGGCGAGGACCATCTCGTCATGATCACGCTCGGCACCGGCATCGGCGGCGCGATCCTGGAGGACGGGCAGGTCAAGCGCGGCAAGTACGGCGTCGCCGGCGAATTCGGCCACATGCAGGTCGTGCCCGGCGGCCACCGCTGCGCCTGCGGCAACCGCGGCTGCTGGGAGCAGTACAGCTCGGGCAACGCGCTGGTGCGCGAGGCCCGCGAGCTGGCGAGCGCCGACTCCCCGGTGGCGTACAACATCATCGAACGCGTCGGCGGCAACATCTCCGAGATCACCGGGCCGCTCATCACCGAGCTGGCCCGCGAGGGCGACGCGATGTGCGTCGAGCTGCTCCAGGACATCGGACAGTGGCTCGGCGTCGGCATCGCCAACCTGGCGGCCGCCCTCGACCCGTCCTGCTTCGTCATCGGCGGGGGCGTCAGCGCCGCCGACGACCTCCTGATCCGCCCCGCACGGGACGCCTTCAAACGCCACCTCACCGGCCGCGGCTACCGGCCCGAAGCGAGGATCGCCAAGGCGCAGCTGGGGCCCGAGGCGGGTATGGTCGGCGCCGCAGACCTCGCCCGTCTGGTGGCCCGCCGCTTCCGCCGGGCCAACCGCCGCCGCGTGGAGCGCTACGAGCGGTACGCGAAGGTCGCCGAAGCCGTCCGCAGGACGGGCACCACCCGCACCACCCAGGAATCCGACTGA
- a CDS encoding CASTOR/POLLUX-related putative ion channel codes for MGYLAALWRRVQYRFDTLVSRSTPALIGWLTLVCLCAVVPVSVLLVRTDRRPPETFTGQLVAVWVSVGQTLKLGGAVGSPLYVLASVLLALVALLFVSTLVSLITTGLNQRIMELRLGHSTVLEVGHTVVLGWSDQIFPVIAELVSANSNRPRAAIAVLAAKDKVEMEGEIGARITAPRTTTIVCRNGCTTDPAVLARVSPRTAKAVLVLPPGTDDGDALVVKTLLALNAPTPGADGTGDTGPGGPDRHDGDGGNGTRAGDGGGIHDGDGGAGTGATWPRRDTRVDPATAVVVAAVRDTRNRLTATLAAGPRGRVLAIDDIVARLLVQTARQPGLSLVYQELLDFAGDEFYSVPAQDLAGRTFGDALLAFTTSSVVGLLRVDDTVVLNPGPETVIAADDRVIVITRDDDTAVLEDATSHVDARAMATAAPEPALPERLLLLGWNRRGPLIVAELASYASTGTTLDIVALGDDVTLRGAYDSATEMGPLEVTLHRADITNPVVLGALDVPSFDSVIVIADPGDAPAGVLAFAQADPDVDDRTLVTLLHLRAIEEATGREIPLTTEMSDDRNRLLAPAREGADFIVSGRLISLLMCQISESPYLAALFEELFTAEGNELYLRPATDYVRPGVEVTFATVVASARRRRECAVGYRLRAHATRGPAYGVRLNPDKRDPVRLTALDWVIVIATDR; via the coding sequence GTGGGGTACCTGGCAGCTCTGTGGCGGCGCGTGCAGTACCGGTTCGACACCCTGGTGTCGCGCAGCACGCCCGCCCTCATCGGCTGGCTCACGCTCGTCTGTCTGTGCGCCGTCGTTCCGGTGAGTGTGCTGCTGGTGCGGACGGACCGCCGGCCGCCGGAGACCTTCACCGGGCAGCTCGTGGCCGTGTGGGTGAGCGTCGGGCAGACACTGAAGCTGGGGGGCGCCGTCGGCTCGCCCCTGTATGTGCTGGCGTCCGTGCTGCTCGCCCTGGTGGCGCTGCTGTTCGTGTCGACGCTGGTCAGTCTCATCACGACCGGCCTCAACCAGCGGATCATGGAGCTGCGGCTGGGCCACTCCACGGTCCTGGAGGTGGGACACACCGTCGTCCTCGGCTGGTCCGACCAGATCTTCCCCGTCATCGCGGAACTGGTGTCGGCCAACTCCAACCGGCCGAGGGCCGCCATCGCCGTCCTGGCCGCGAAGGACAAGGTGGAGATGGAGGGCGAGATCGGCGCCCGGATCACCGCGCCCCGCACCACCACCATCGTCTGCCGCAACGGCTGCACCACCGATCCGGCCGTGCTCGCGCGCGTCAGCCCCCGGACCGCGAAGGCCGTACTCGTCCTGCCGCCCGGTACCGACGACGGAGACGCCCTCGTGGTGAAGACCCTCCTGGCCCTCAACGCGCCGACACCGGGCGCCGACGGGACGGGCGACACGGGCCCGGGTGGCCCCGACCGCCACGACGGGGACGGCGGGAACGGCACCCGCGCCGGCGACGGAGGCGGCATCCACGACGGGGACGGCGGGGCCGGCACCGGCGCCACCTGGCCCCGTCGTGACACCCGTGTCGACCCCGCGACGGCCGTCGTCGTCGCGGCGGTCCGCGACACCCGCAACCGGCTCACCGCGACCCTGGCCGCCGGGCCGCGCGGGCGCGTCCTGGCCATCGACGACATCGTCGCCCGCCTTCTCGTGCAGACCGCCCGCCAGCCCGGACTCTCGCTCGTCTACCAGGAGTTACTGGATTTCGCCGGCGACGAGTTCTACTCCGTTCCCGCCCAGGACCTGGCCGGCCGCACCTTCGGGGACGCGCTCCTGGCGTTCACCACCTCCTCGGTGGTCGGCCTGCTGCGCGTCGACGACACCGTCGTCCTCAACCCCGGCCCCGAGACCGTCATCGCGGCCGACGACCGTGTCATCGTCATCACGCGCGACGACGACACGGCGGTACTGGAGGACGCGACGTCGCACGTCGACGCGAGGGCCATGGCCACGGCCGCCCCGGAGCCGGCCCTGCCCGAGCGGCTGCTCCTGCTCGGCTGGAACCGTCGCGGCCCCCTCATCGTGGCGGAACTCGCCTCCTACGCGAGCACCGGAACCACCCTGGACATCGTGGCCCTCGGGGACGACGTCACCCTGCGCGGCGCCTACGACTCGGCGACGGAAATGGGGCCCTTGGAGGTCACCCTGCACCGCGCGGACATCACCAATCCGGTCGTGCTCGGCGCCCTGGACGTGCCGTCCTTCGACAGCGTCATCGTCATCGCCGACCCGGGCGACGCACCGGCCGGCGTGCTCGCCTTCGCCCAGGCCGACCCCGACGTGGACGACAGGACGCTGGTCACCCTGCTGCACCTGCGGGCGATCGAGGAGGCGACGGGCCGGGAGATCCCCCTCACGACGGAGATGTCGGACGACCGCAACCGGCTGCTCGCGCCGGCGCGCGAGGGCGCCGACTTCATCGTGAGCGGCCGGCTCATCAGCCTCCTCATGTGCCAGATCTCGGAGAGCCCCTATCTGGCCGCGCTCTTCGAGGAGTTGTTCACCGCGGAGGGGAACGAGCTGTACCTGAGACCCGCGACGGACTACGTCCGGCCGGGAGTCGAGGTCACCTTCGCCACCGTCGTCGCCTCGGCGCGGCGCCGCCGGGAGTGCGCCGTCGGATACCGGCTGCGCGCCCATGCCACACGCGGGCCGGCCTACGGCGTGCGGCTGAATCCCGACAAGCGGGACCCGGTCCGGCTGACGGCGCTGGACTGGGTGATCGTGATCGCCACGGACCGATGA